A window of Bacteroidota bacterium genomic DNA:
ATCGGTTCAGTGACTTTCATCATGGGACTAAAAATGATGAGCAACCCAAAAACTGCGCGTAACGGTAATCTGCTCGGTGCCTGCGGAATGACACTTGCCATTGTCGGAACCATTGTTCTGCATGAAGGAGACGTAAAACCCATTGTGTACGGATTGATTTTCTTATCCATCGCCATCGGCTTTGTTATCGGATGGGTGACCGCGAAAAAAGTGCTGATGACAAAAATGCCGGAACTTGTTTCCCTCTTCAACGGAATGGGAGGCGCCTGCGCTGCATTGATCTCTCTCATCGAATACAATCATCATATTGAAACAGGAGCGCCTGCCGAAACAGGATTCATGCTCGCCATCATTGCGGCACTCATTATCGGCTCGGTCTCTTTTTCAGGAAGTATGGTTGCTTTTCTCAAACTGAATGGCACCATGGCAAAACCTATCCGTCTTCCTTCTTATAATGCTCTCAACAATGTGATCATGCTGGGAGTACTGGCGCTCGGAGCCTACAATATTTACACTGGCGGAAGCATAATGCTCGTCTATCTTCTCTTTGCTGCCGCGCTTTTTTACGGAGTCATGTTCACTTTTCCTATCGGTGGCGCTGACATGCCTGTGGTGATTTCTCTTTTGAACTCTTTTACCGGAATGGCGGCAGGATTCGGAGGATTTTTGTACGATAATAAAATCATGCTTACAGGAGGAATTCTGGTTGGCTCTGCCGGAACATTGCTGACCATATTAATGTGCAAAGCCATGAACCGTTCTCTCACCAATGTAATCTTTGGCGCGTTCGGAGAAGGAAGCAAAGCCGCAGCTGCCGGAGCGACAACAACCGGAGGAACTGTGAAAGAAGCTTCGGTAACAGATGTGGCAGTGATGATGAACTATTCAAAGAAAGTGGTGATCGTTCCCGGCTACGGATTGGCAGTTGCGCAGGCGCAGCATGTGATTCATGAATTGGAATTGCTTTTGGAAGAAAGAGGCGTTGAAGTAAAATATGCCATCCATCCCGTTGCCGGTAGAATGCCCGGACACATGAATGTGCTTCTTGCCGAATCAAATGTTGATTACGCAAAACTTGTGGAGATGGAAGAAATAAATTCCGAATTTGAACAAACCGATGTGGTGCTGATTGTGGGAGCTAACGATGTGGTGAACCCTGCCGCAAAAAATAATCCTGCCTCTCCTATTTACGGAATGCCCATTCTGGAAGCTGAGAAAGCAAAGAACATCATCATTAACAAACGTTCGATGAACGCGGGATATGCGGGTATTGACAATGAAATTTTCTACAACCCAAAGTCCTCCATGTTTTTTGGTGATGCCAAAAAAGCGCTTACAGCTTTAGTGGCGGAGATTAAGACGATGTAACTAGTTCTTATCCTTAACAGAGTTTCTTTTAATTTGCTTTTCAGATATTTCGTACTAGTTCTCATGACAGAAAGCTTTTCCATTCCTCGTATCTCTATTTAATTACCTTTACCCCGAAGAAT
This region includes:
- a CDS encoding NAD(P)(+) transhydrogenase (Re/Si-specific) subunit beta translates to MYSSILGIIYLIGSVTFIMGLKMMSNPKTARNGNLLGACGMTLAIVGTIVLHEGDVKPIVYGLIFLSIAIGFVIGWVTAKKVLMTKMPELVSLFNGMGGACAALISLIEYNHHIETGAPAETGFMLAIIAALIIGSVSFSGSMVAFLKLNGTMAKPIRLPSYNALNNVIMLGVLALGAYNIYTGGSIMLVYLLFAAALFYGVMFTFPIGGADMPVVISLLNSFTGMAAGFGGFLYDNKIMLTGGILVGSAGTLLTILMCKAMNRSLTNVIFGAFGEGSKAAAAGATTTGGTVKEASVTDVAVMMNYSKKVVIVPGYGLAVAQAQHVIHELELLLEERGVEVKYAIHPVAGRMPGHMNVLLAESNVDYAKLVEMEEINSEFEQTDVVLIVGANDVVNPAAKNNPASPIYGMPILEAEKAKNIIINKRSMNAGYAGIDNEIFYNPKSSMFFGDAKKALTALVAEIKTM